The Rhineura floridana isolate rRhiFlo1 chromosome 15, rRhiFlo1.hap2, whole genome shotgun sequence genome window below encodes:
- the LOC133370741 gene encoding uncharacterized protein LOC133370741 gives MAVISQDIIAYYKERESAHIILQVLYSEQLLPYQQHTGDTAEALVNLWSTEVTRAVDAIAPNSPLPPGKARNTPWFTQTLGLMKWQGRWLEQRWRKTQSTSYCTQARAHFQAYHVAVMAAKKVHFSATIASAQCHLVMLFHMVQDLLGSGPTLDSEPSVAHGDMLARHFADKIAYVRTDLDSSLTIVVPDVPEAFSGHFSMDIFQLVKPEDVDRILGESRATTCSLDPCPSWLIKCARRGVADWLVYLMNTSLRKVSMPTLLKEAVIRPLLKKPSLHPAGPNNFCPVSTLPFLGKVIERVVASQLQVFLDESDYLDPFQSGFRPGHGTETALVALLDELRRASDMGSASVGAAGPLSGL, from the coding sequence ATGGCTGTCATAAGCCAGGACATTATAGCATAttataaagagagagaaagtgcCCACATTATTTTGCAAGTCCTGTATTCAGAGCAACTACTCCCCTACCAACAACATACTGgcgatactgccgaagccctaGTCAATCTTTGGAGTACGGAGGTGACCCGGGCGGTGGACGCTATTGCTCCAAacagccctctcccaccagggaaggcccgtaatacaccttggtttactcaaaccttgggcctgatgaagtggcagggacgatggctagagcaacgatggagaaaaactcaatctacTTCCTACTgcacacaggctagagctcattttcaagcctatcatgtggcggtgatggcagcgaagaaagttcacttctctgccaccattgcatctgctcagtgtcatCTGGTGATGCTTTTCCACATGGTCCAggatcttttgggctctggccctacattagactctgagccctcagttgctCATGGTGACATgcttgcgaggcactttgcagacaaaattgcttatgttcggactgacttggactcctcactaACTatagttgtgccagatgtccccgaagctttctctggtcatttttctatggatatttttcagcttgtaaagcctgaggatgtggacaggattctgggtgaatcgagggccactacttgttcccttgacccttgcccatcctggttaatcaaatgtgccagaaggggagtggctgactggttggtatATTTAATGAACACTTCCCTAAGGAAAgtttctatgccaacattgttgaaggaggctgtgataagacctttgttgaaaaagccttCGTTACACCCTGCGGGtcctaacaacttctgcccagtctctactctcccctttctgggcaaggtgattgagagggtagtggcttctcagctccaagttttcctggatgaatcggactatctagacccttttcaatcaggcttcaggcctggtcatgggaccgagactgccctggtcgccctgcttgatgaactacgccgggcatcagacatGGGGAGTGcatctgttggtgctgctggacctctcagcggcctttga